The Ostrinia nubilalis chromosome 17, ilOstNubi1.1, whole genome shotgun sequence genome contains a region encoding:
- the LOC135079912 gene encoding ejaculatory bulb-specific protein 3-like has product MKFLVLSAVLALALADSYKSDYDSLDIAPIVNDPEALSKLTACFLDKGPCTPIAADFKTYLPDATETACSKCNTAQKQKLKLYLQKVKETSPDDLAALKAKYDPDSKHVDALIAALKEV; this is encoded by the exons ATGAAATTCCTCGTCCTCTCCGCCGTTCTGGCCCTGGCCCTGGCCGACTCCTACAAGTCGGACTACGACAGTCTGGACATCGCGCCTATCGTGAATGACCCCGAGGCCCTCTCGAAGCTCACGGCCTGCTTCCTCGACAAGGGACCCTGCACCCCCATTGCTGCTGACTTCAAAA CCTACTTGCCCGATGCTACCGAAACTGCTTGCAGCAAATGTAACACAGCCCAGAAGCAGAAACTTAAGTTGTACCTCCAGAAGGTCAAGGAGACCTCCCCCGATGACCTTGCTGCCCTGAAGGCCAAGTACGACCCTGACTCCAAGCACGTAGATGCCCTGATCGCCGCTCTGAAGGAAGTTTAA
- the LOC135079673 gene encoding uncharacterized protein LOC135079673, which translates to MSYRKVLVLSHLMVFLCVQCFAKLHNYDNFDMETLLLNTTRSRALFECVRDETKCANKEDKEMKDDIFEMVTTSCANCTAKEKQKFGDAMKALHRSMGESQIITMFINKMTNMFQGGLSDTEKTT; encoded by the exons ATGTCTTACAGAAAAGTTCTAGTTTTATCACATCTGATGGTATTTCTGTGTGTGCAGTGTTTTGCAAAGTTACATAACTACGACAATTTTGACATGGAGACACTTTTACTAAATACGACGAGATCGAGAGCGCTTTTTGAATGTGTGAGGGATGAAACTAAGTGTGCTAATAAAGAAGATAAGGAGATGAAAG ATGACATCTTCGAGATGGTCACCACATCATGCGCAAACTGCACGGCGAAAGAGAAGCAGAAGTTCGGCGACGCCATGAAAGCCCTCCATCGGTCCATGGGGGAGTCGCAGATCATCACCATGTTCATCAACAAGATGACCAACATGTTCCAAGGGGGTCTGTCTGATACTGAAAAGACCACATAA
- the LOC135079672 gene encoding putative odorant-binding protein A10 yields MRVYFSQMKTFILICLSALVMVSSADKLDDLLNTDMEKLLADDAVRKQVVGCMTDELPCGDYQAYKDMLPDLIATNCGKCTPEQKKRYEEINKFVLEKYPNEYNAVVSKYRPKSE; encoded by the exons atgaggGTATATTTTTCACAGATGAAGACGTTCATTTTAATCTGCCTCTCGGCGCTGGTGATGGTATCCTCCGCCGACAAGCTGGATGACCTGCTCAACACGGACATGGAGAAGTTGTTGGCTGACGATGCAGTTAGGAAGCAGGTCGTGGGGTGCATGACTGATGAGCTGCCTTGCGGAGACTACCAGGCCTACAAAG ACATGCTTCCAGACCTCATAGCAACAAACTGCGGCAAATGCACCCCAGAACAGAAGAAGAGGTACGAAGAAATAAACAAGTTCGTGCTGGAGAAATACCCGAATGAGTACAACGCGGTAGTCAGCAAGTACAGACCTAAGTCCGAATGa